Sequence from the Toxoplasma gondii ME49 chromosome Ib, whole genome shotgun sequence genome:
CCCGTTTTCAAGTCACCAGAAAGTCCACCGCCGAATGTGACTCCTCCGAAAGACACTGTGGGGAAGAGGAGTGCATTCTGTGGCAAACGAGGAAATCCAGATCGACAGTCCGAACGATCCGAGATGCCTGTTGGCGTCGCAGCAGCCGCGTCGCTGACACCCCTGACCGAATGTGCAGGGGAGTTCGTGGTCGCGACTCAATGTCCCCTTCTGCCAACTGCCAAGATCGGagcttttttctccacaACGCGAAAGCATCTGCCGCTCGCGATAGCGAGGGCCGGGCGTcgccgagacacagaagcccTTCGCTAGTGGCTTCCGTCCCTCTTCGCAGGTGTTGTGccgtttcttgttttctccccttcgtAGCGTTTCTCAGTGTGGCACTTCTGCTGCTTTGTCGCAGTGCCACGAAGGGTGTGAACGTCTTCAATCTGAAGTCCGCGTTGTGGGGGAACTCTTACGGCTTTTTCATTTCGGACTCGGTCGCCGCGGAtacctcgtcttctgcggaGATCGCGCAgtcctcgtttttcgcggGTGTCGCGTCGGTCCTCGATGGACTCTTCCCCAGCGATGACAGAGAcccgctgcttcttcgggGTTCACCTCCCTCGCCGAGGAACGACCGAGACCGTGTCTCAAGCCGCGCCGCCGTGGCTGCCGCCTTTCGTACGCCAGGCGGAACGGCCTCCTTCTGCTCGAGCTCTGCGCTGGTGCCTGCTAGTGATAAGTGGCACTCCCAAGTTTTAGACGAGACTGAGACGGGGACCGCAGGAAAAACGGGAGATCTTCCGCGGACCTCTTGTTTGCCTTCCTTCGAGGCCGCTGTCATGCTCTACGATTGGCGACTGCAGGACTCGTGGGCAACACGCCGCTGGAGGTACCACGCGCCTGAATACGTCCGGAAGCTCTTGACGCTTTTCTTCCCCATCGACCGCCGCCTCCAccagctgtacagacaggaGATGGCTGCAGTCCTCGCGCTGGTTGGCCCGTACGTCGAGATCGAGCCTCCAGTTCCCATCAATCCACACTGCCAGCCGCCAGAGTCCTACACCGTTCTTCCCCGGGAGCAGGAAGAGGGTGgcaggaagcgagaggcgacagaagcgcGCGGAAATCAGACGGACACCAAGAGGACAGACACAGCGGTTTCGGCGGGGGCTTCTTTGTTGGATGCGCAACCGGGGGATCCAGGAGAACAGGCGAAGCCACAATTGGAGGCCCGTGCATCTCATGTGACCATCACGGAGTTCTGCGAAGAAGCACGGAAAGTCCACAGAGGAGCCTTCACGGGCCAGGGACGAAAGAAACCGGTGAAAATCGTGGACGCCGTCATTCTTGGGTATGGTGTCGTCTTCGGGGGAGGGGCGGCACCTCAGAGGGAATCTGGGGTGGTATCCAACATTCGGCACTGCGGCTGACCGGACTACCACAGAAGAAGTGCCACACCAGTCTCGGTGTCGAAGACACCCTCACGGAATCGTCTGCAAGTGTGTGTTTCATTTTTCGCACCCAAAGAGACTCGCTTAACACCAGGAACTGGggcatgtatatatatgtatatatatatatatatttatttaaATCTATATTTGTGGCGGAACATGACTGGCAAGGAATGTTGTCGAAAACATATTTGAGGTCCCTTAGGTTTTTACGCCTCTTTTGTCTGGCAGCTCAAATCCCCAGTGTAGTGTGCAGGCTCCTTGCAATTTTGGCGCTCCACAGTGCTTTCGCGGCTTGTGTCAAGCGTGTTCGATTAGCGCCTTATTTGTTTTGACGCTGATATTCTTCAATCGTCAGTCGTTATCGGTTGCAGTATATTAGTCGTACTCATGTTGGCTGGGAAGCTGGGGTCATTGATGATCCTTGTTCAGTGAATAAGAGTGGAACGCTAGCACGGGATAAGGTAATAGCTACTCTACCCTTTAAGATGTATGATGTTCGCGAACTGACACTACCAATAACAATGGAGATCACTCTGTTTATCCaaat
This genomic interval carries:
- a CDS encoding hypothetical protein (encoded by transcript TGME49_207750); translated protein: MERRHSEAPSPSNLFHEDEDISEHLEMVALRPNSRFQVTRKSTAECDSSERHCGEEECILWQTRKSRSTVRTIRDACWRRSSRVADTPDRMCRGVRGRDSMSPSANCQDRSFFLHNAKASAARDSEGRASPRHRSPSLVASVPLRRCCAVSCFLPFVAFLSVALLLLCRSATKGVNVFNLKSALWGNSYGFFISDSVAADTSSSAEIAQSSFFAGVASVLDGLFPSDDRDPLLLRGSPPSPRNDRDRVSSRAAVAAAFRTPGGTASFCSSSALVPASDKWHSQVLDETETGTAGKTGDLPRTSCLPSFEAAVMLYDWRLQDSWATRRWRYHAPEYVRKLLTLFFPIDRRLHQLYRQEMAAVLALVGPYVEIEPPVPINPHCQPPESYTVLPREQEEGGRKREATEARGNQTDTKRTDTAVSAGASLLDAQPGDPGEQAKPQLEARASHVTITEFCEEARKVHRGAFTGQGRKKPVKIVDAVILGYDLDMLEVRFYEYEHTVDYFVVLESRHHTTGLFEKPLLFQQNRHRFARFLHKIIYFEIPVDLSLHLAQRCSPRFLNDFDNCWNFEFTSRSILFWMLARFNEAVDAAGNTHLSAPIIGDDDLIMTGDPDEIVRGDRLRHLKMCEPVEQPTLGWAMVHYPGHLGGMARKDFGAQAGLSTDVADAVGPLMDTFMYKKVRYLHRVEDPRRLHHVFQRHAPSQLTPPLYLYGGWHMSDLSYLPFLMSKIPVDDNKPGYEPWSVYRYLVNGDLDLAQRSIWEEFRDYRQVGASVISADKVPDAYKDLGFGDMPWVIKCNPMRYPTWFRLPDKRYFMRPNKSFYRGAEPVIVRNVQEWEHTLQDIRNFYKIPGH